From a single Vibrio chagasii genomic region:
- a CDS encoding phosphatase, with protein MELKVDTHTHTYASGHAYSTLIENAKSAKQNGLAMFCTTDHSESMPGAPHYWFFSNQRVLPRFIEGVAIIRGVESNIMNTQGEIDIHPSVDKNLDWVIASFHEPVFRPSDSVAHTEALLNVIKGGRVDALGHLGNPNFDFDFEAVIQCAVEHNVAIEINNTTLKGNSRVGSVDRCYEIARIAKAKGAFITSGSDAHFCNDVGGLDLVSALLDEVGIDSTKVITHSPQQFLSFLALRGRNEIPEYSALV; from the coding sequence ATGGAATTAAAGGTAGACACTCACACCCATACATACGCCAGTGGCCATGCCTACAGTACATTGATTGAAAATGCTAAATCGGCAAAACAAAACGGCCTTGCTATGTTCTGTACCACTGACCATTCAGAGTCAATGCCGGGAGCGCCACACTACTGGTTCTTTAGCAATCAGCGTGTACTTCCTCGCTTTATCGAAGGCGTTGCGATTATTCGCGGCGTTGAATCAAACATTATGAACACTCAGGGGGAAATCGATATACACCCAAGTGTTGATAAGAACTTAGATTGGGTAATTGCGAGCTTTCATGAGCCTGTATTCCGCCCGTCAGATTCTGTAGCTCATACTGAGGCTCTCTTAAATGTCATTAAAGGTGGTCGAGTCGATGCACTCGGTCATTTGGGTAATCCTAATTTTGATTTCGACTTTGAAGCGGTCATTCAATGTGCGGTAGAGCATAATGTAGCTATCGAGATTAATAACACGACCCTGAAAGGTAATAGCCGTGTGGGCAGTGTCGACCGTTGCTACGAGATCGCGAGAATAGCAAAAGCAAAAGGGGCATTTATCACTTCGGGTAGTGATGCTCATTTTTGTAATGATGTTGGTGGCTTGGATCTTGTGTCTGCGTTGCTTGATGAGGTTGGCATTGACTCGACTAAGGTGATTACCCATTCACCGCAGCAATTCTTATCGTTTCTGGCGTTACGTGGACGCAACGAAATCCCTGAATATTCGGCGCTTGTTTAA
- a CDS encoding cytochrome b562 produces MKTRSILLSGLIAAAVMSGNAFANVDLKKNMQEMKLAFKQAAEAQSIEEMQKPIVRLDTLVAELKTGVYPVEKEENFMEGFKKISLSIDSIEQKLDQGDFEAAKQELRTIDGLREEYHDKRNPSIWSKIFG; encoded by the coding sequence ATGAAAACTCGCTCAATCCTTTTATCTGGCCTAATCGCTGCAGCAGTAATGTCTGGCAATGCATTTGCTAACGTTGACCTTAAGAAAAACATGCAAGAAATGAAGCTTGCATTCAAACAAGCGGCAGAAGCTCAAAGCATTGAAGAGATGCAAAAACCTATCGTTCGTTTAGATACGCTAGTGGCAGAGCTAAAAACGGGTGTGTACCCAGTAGAGAAAGAAGAAAACTTCATGGAAGGCTTCAAGAAGATCAGTCTATCGATCGATAGCATTGAACAGAAGCTAGACCAAGGTGATTTCGAAGCAGCAAAACAAGAGCTGCGCACGATTGATGGCCTTCGTGAAGAGTACCACGACAAGCGTAACCCAAGTATCTGGAGCAAGATCTTCGGTTAA
- a CDS encoding HD domain-containing protein → MRRRRYPLSIHITSLFLILTTFVGAVLISISYRHSQELLLGTVREVSNEHRDKLESVFKQAIAPVITTLNVMAVSPFVNQQSASIEKESWLASVDIIFKQNTNLVALFYGSEDGDFRIFRPLSTNKQRAENNAPAKATMMVSSTNLDGENFITYLDGAHQVISTVQSESKFNPTTRTWYRNAKPDGSIHLSEPYLFYFLKTNGITLSRRSADGKHVVGADFTLSSLSSQISELAYSPQTRLALFDQHFNLLGQHQLNLTTSNLTLEAKNANTGNGQSTGKLSGSEQEQSFFNIPKRDQMEALKASVLGPLISDEQKFNLDLKNVEYNLNTWALTLTPVELTQNVTLYLAEATPHNELLSDLISMRDKQVAVAIGMLFICFGIVWLVANRLSQPLNTLMQLTDNIARFDFRRTHYPKSMIKEVANLAHSIELMEHTLHDLINLLRDTAGNQEFSILAKNIAHQSYLITKAETIVLFTQSEENDVFDTAANLAIIPFKADINDFIKHTPWLLCKLKSGETIHLNREDNVLNYYQDSIFNSDLYLFPLLNREKLLVGIVAIGYERPITKAQADKHAFLRELLSFAEIAKDNIDQMQQQKDMLNAFIELIASAIDTKSPYTGGHCQRVPELTKWLTQATIDDDRYYPQFSLDSKQWEELMLAAWLHDCGKVTTPEYVVDKATKLETIYDRIHEVRMRFELLKQQAETDYWKAMANGELQEEQLQILEQTLSTLDEEFAFVAQCNLGGESMTQEQLERLDQIAKRQWKRTLDDQLGISWAEKERNNSWQKSSQSADAEPDNNEQTLPVMEPLLADKPEHKIPWDNGFNPAELWQEEFVLKPGEVKYNQGELHNLKVNRGTLNEEERFMINDHIIQTFTMLNKLPYPPYLQNIPEIASAHHERIDGKGYPRGLNEDQLPLPSRAMAIADVFEALTSSDRPYKKGKLLSESLNIMTNMATSGHIDPKLYLLFLENKIYDKYAEQFLEPNQRCEVDETKHIDKVKEYIRSLF, encoded by the coding sequence ATGAGACGAAGACGTTATCCGCTGAGTATCCACATCACTAGCCTTTTCCTAATTTTGACAACGTTTGTCGGTGCAGTTTTGATATCAATAAGCTATCGGCATTCTCAAGAGTTGCTACTGGGAACCGTTCGCGAGGTCAGTAATGAGCACCGTGACAAGCTAGAGTCTGTTTTCAAACAAGCGATAGCCCCGGTCATTACGACATTGAATGTGATGGCGGTGAGCCCGTTTGTTAATCAGCAAAGTGCTTCCATCGAAAAGGAGTCTTGGCTAGCGTCGGTTGATATCATCTTCAAACAGAATACTAATTTGGTCGCGCTCTTCTATGGCTCGGAAGATGGCGATTTCAGGATCTTTCGCCCCTTAAGCACCAATAAGCAAAGAGCCGAAAATAACGCCCCAGCCAAAGCGACCATGATGGTTAGCAGCACCAATTTGGATGGCGAGAACTTTATAACTTACCTCGATGGCGCACATCAGGTCATCAGCACAGTTCAAAGCGAGAGTAAATTCAACCCAACAACTCGTACTTGGTATCGCAATGCAAAGCCAGATGGATCAATACACCTATCCGAGCCCTATCTTTTTTATTTCCTGAAAACTAATGGCATAACGCTTTCTAGACGTTCAGCTGATGGCAAGCATGTGGTAGGCGCTGACTTCACGCTAAGTTCACTCTCTTCTCAGATCAGTGAGCTGGCTTATTCTCCACAAACTAGACTCGCTCTATTTGACCAACACTTTAACCTTCTTGGTCAGCATCAACTTAATTTAACCACCTCGAACCTCACACTCGAAGCTAAAAATGCCAACACAGGTAATGGGCAAAGCACAGGTAAACTCTCTGGTAGTGAGCAAGAGCAAAGCTTCTTCAACATTCCTAAACGAGACCAAATGGAAGCGTTAAAAGCATCTGTTTTGGGCCCACTAATCTCAGATGAACAGAAGTTTAATCTCGATCTAAAAAACGTAGAGTACAACCTGAACACATGGGCATTGACCTTAACTCCGGTTGAGCTCACCCAAAATGTGACTCTCTATTTGGCAGAAGCAACACCCCATAATGAGCTACTTTCCGACCTTATTTCGATGCGTGACAAACAGGTCGCCGTCGCGATTGGGATGTTGTTTATCTGCTTTGGTATCGTGTGGCTAGTGGCTAATCGCCTGTCCCAGCCTCTCAATACCTTGATGCAGCTTACAGATAACATCGCACGATTCGATTTCCGCCGTACTCATTATCCAAAGAGCATGATCAAAGAGGTCGCGAACCTCGCCCACTCCATTGAATTGATGGAACACACACTTCATGACCTGATCAACTTGCTGCGAGACACAGCAGGAAATCAGGAGTTTTCAATACTTGCCAAGAACATTGCCCATCAAAGCTATCTGATCACCAAAGCCGAAACCATTGTGCTGTTTACTCAATCAGAAGAGAACGATGTGTTTGATACCGCGGCCAACCTAGCGATCATTCCCTTCAAAGCAGACATCAATGACTTCATCAAACACACACCTTGGTTACTGTGCAAACTCAAGTCAGGAGAGACCATCCACCTAAATCGAGAAGACAATGTACTCAACTATTATCAAGACTCCATCTTCAATTCAGACCTATACCTCTTCCCGTTGTTGAACCGTGAAAAGCTGTTGGTTGGTATTGTGGCGATTGGCTATGAAAGGCCTATCACCAAAGCTCAGGCCGATAAACACGCCTTTTTAAGAGAGTTATTAAGCTTTGCAGAAATAGCCAAAGACAACATTGACCAAATGCAGCAACAGAAAGATATGCTTAATGCTTTTATTGAGCTGATAGCCTCTGCGATAGATACCAAGTCCCCCTACACTGGCGGTCACTGTCAGCGAGTACCCGAGCTAACCAAATGGTTAACCCAAGCGACTATAGATGACGACCGTTACTATCCTCAGTTCTCTCTGGACAGCAAACAGTGGGAAGAGTTGATGTTAGCCGCGTGGTTACATGACTGCGGGAAAGTCACCACACCTGAGTATGTAGTAGACAAAGCAACCAAGCTCGAGACCATTTACGACCGAATCCACGAAGTTCGCATGCGATTTGAGCTACTTAAACAGCAAGCTGAAACCGACTATTGGAAAGCGATGGCGAATGGTGAACTTCAGGAAGAGCAGTTACAGATCCTCGAGCAAACCCTATCAACTCTCGATGAAGAATTTGCCTTCGTTGCCCAGTGCAACCTTGGCGGCGAATCAATGACACAAGAACAGCTAGAACGATTGGACCAAATAGCCAAGCGTCAATGGAAACGAACGTTAGACGACCAACTTGGAATATCTTGGGCTGAAAAAGAGAGAAACAACTCGTGGCAGAAATCGTCGCAATCTGCCGATGCTGAACCAGATAATAATGAGCAGACATTACCAGTGATGGAACCACTGCTTGCAGATAAACCAGAACACAAGATTCCATGGGATAACGGCTTTAACCCAGCAGAATTGTGGCAAGAAGAGTTCGTTCTTAAGCCGGGAGAAGTCAAGTACAACCAAGGCGAACTGCATAATTTGAAGGTCAATCGTGGCACTCTCAACGAAGAGGAACGCTTCATGATTAATGACCACATCATTCAGACCTTCACCATGTTAAACAAACTCCCTTACCCACCTTACCTACAGAATATTCCTGAAATCGCCAGTGCCCATCATGAACGCATCGATGGTAAGGGCTACCCTCGAGGATTGAACGAAGATCAGTTACCTCTTCCGTCGAGAGCCATGGCAATTGCTGACGTATTTGAAGCCCTGACTTCGAGCGATCGTCCGTATAAAAAAGGCAAGCTGCTCAGTGAATCGCTCAATATCATGACCAACATGGCCACCAGCGGCCATATCGACCCTAAACTCTATTTACTGTTTCTAGAAAACAAAATCTACGACAAATACGCCGAGCAATTCCTTGAACCAAACCAACGATGCGAGGTTGATGAAACGAAACATATCGATAAAGTAAAAGAGTACATCCGCTCACTCTTTTAA